Proteins encoded together in one Undibacterium sp. CCC3.4 window:
- a CDS encoding 3'-5' exonuclease family protein — protein MTLLASPLAFLDLETTGTIATRDRILEIAIVSFDGEQVQRWSQLLNPECSIPAFVEQLTGITADMVVAEPQFATLAAEILQRLQGHVLVAHNARFDYSFLKNEFKRVGLPFRATVLCSLKLSRLLFPQFPKHNLDSLMERHQLEVDGQRHRALTDAEAVYQFWRRLEETMPAEELQAIVKQLTSRSSLPSQLDPHLIDELPKGHGVYLFFGENQLPLYIGKSNTVRQRVLSHFSSDHALAKELNISQQIRDIEWLECEGEIDALITEARLIKERQPTLNRQLRRNSEFCSWRLVDTGSGLLQPQLAYARDLDLGRQEQLYGLFKSGASAREFLMQAVRQFQLCAATLGLESGGAGKPCFAYQLKQCKGACCGKESPLQHNLRLIDALNEMKLKAWPFAGPALLKEGKIYHVIEAWCYLGRAGNSAELSELLSNGKPRLDRDTYRILVKYLDRMVPLEKHGIDHFFAATIS, from the coding sequence TTGACCTTACTCGCCAGTCCGCTCGCCTTTCTTGATCTCGAAACCACCGGCACCATCGCCACTCGCGATCGCATTCTCGAAATCGCCATCGTCAGTTTCGACGGCGAACAGGTGCAGCGCTGGAGTCAGTTGCTCAATCCGGAATGCAGTATTCCCGCCTTCGTCGAACAATTGACCGGCATTACTGCCGATATGGTGGTGGCCGAGCCTCAGTTCGCCACACTGGCAGCAGAGATCTTGCAGCGGCTGCAAGGCCATGTCTTGGTCGCGCACAATGCGCGCTTCGATTACAGTTTTTTGAAAAATGAATTCAAACGCGTCGGTCTGCCGTTTCGCGCCACCGTGCTATGCAGTTTGAAATTATCGCGCTTATTGTTTCCGCAATTCCCCAAACATAATCTCGACAGCCTGATGGAACGCCACCAGTTAGAGGTAGACGGCCAACGCCATCGCGCCCTCACCGATGCCGAAGCGGTGTACCAATTCTGGCGGCGGCTGGAAGAAACCATGCCGGCTGAGGAATTACAGGCAATTGTCAAGCAACTGACCTCGCGCAGCAGTTTGCCGTCACAATTGGATCCACATTTAATCGATGAATTACCGAAAGGGCACGGCGTCTACTTGTTTTTCGGTGAAAACCAGCTGCCACTCTACATAGGCAAAAGTAATACCGTCCGTCAGCGCGTGTTGTCGCATTTCTCCTCCGACCATGCGCTGGCCAAAGAACTCAATATTTCGCAGCAAATTCGTGACATCGAATGGCTGGAATGTGAAGGTGAAATCGATGCCTTGATCACCGAGGCACGCCTGATCAAAGAACGCCAGCCTACCCTCAACCGTCAGTTGCGGCGCAATTCGGAATTTTGTTCCTGGCGTTTGGTCGATACCGGCAGCGGCTTATTGCAGCCGCAATTGGCGTATGCGCGCGACCTCGATCTCGGTCGCCAGGAACAGTTATACGGACTGTTCAAAAGCGGCGCGAGCGCGCGCGAATTTCTCATGCAAGCAGTGCGACAATTTCAATTGTGTGCGGCCACCCTGGGTTTGGAATCGGGCGGCGCTGGCAAACCCTGCTTCGCCTATCAACTCAAACAATGCAAGGGCGCTTGCTGCGGCAAAGAATCGCCGCTACAGCATAATTTACGCCTGATCGATGCGCTCAATGAGATGAAACTCAAGGCTTGGCCCTTCGCCGGCCCGGCCCTGCTTAAAGAAGGCAAGATCTATCATGTGATCGAAGCTTGGTGTTATCTCGGCCGCGCCGGCAACAGTGCCGAACTGTCCGAACTGCTCAGCAACGGCAAGCCGCGCCTCGATCGCGATACCTATCGAATTTTAGTCAAATACCTGGATCGTATGGTGCCGCTGGAGAAGCATGGAATCGATCACTTTTTTGCCGCAACAATTTCGTGA
- a CDS encoding alkaline phosphatase family protein, which translates to MKLHTIAIACAMTVLASACGSSPSFFSAAAAPTYSVSGVASTGIALAGVTISATDVSGAVTSSSLTDASGHYTLKLSGPGPFLLTTPINDSDGTPVLLSSVLVPAAAVPGQAYVVQANLNPLTSLISQRVLGAVPTVATSTASVVAGLTAAKLAAAQQDIATLFQNVYTAMAIPASETADPIASTSYQAGAADPLDNLFNLARFNLHNGQVSIGTDANRALVSVPVSGAVASAVPATAVTSLLALSKSATTTPITNIIVIVGENQTFDGVFGAYAAPSGQTIKNLLSQGIINADGTPGPNFKLALQNQGGNQAAYNVTPVRGAAYATLPQPMQIGEVTASLQTLGGTPDPAFPATLAPGPFQITKYVPYSVSIANPIGTTTGDPVHRFFQMWQQTGGDNAKLDMYTWIAASVGQGGDTTGITPANPSQGGELMGFFNMSTGDAPYFKTLAQTYAMSDNYHQSILGGTGANFFAIATADVPYFNTAGVPAVPPANQIENPNPLAGTANFYTRDGYSGGSYVNCSDSTQPGVAPILAVLASKKVASNCDAGKYYLVNNYGPGYDMNGNLQPIGPNNYNYPPQTVPTIAEALANKGVSWKWYTGARELADVATDAAAFHVPAAYAQAIQYNAIGDPLVASSKVMTTPALKAGLVGLTSFFADVKNGTLPAVSFVVPKNLDSGHPGYSVAAKYEYFLQNLIGQVQANPSLWAHTAIIVMTDEGGGHFDTGPIQNIDFFGDGPRIPFLVVSPYARTNFIDHTYHDHSSVLKFIERNWKLPPLSARSRDNRPNPINTAADLYRPVNQSALGDLTSMFNF; encoded by the coding sequence ATGAAACTTCATACGATCGCCATCGCTTGCGCGATGACTGTGTTGGCCAGTGCTTGCGGCAGCAGCCCTTCATTTTTCAGCGCCGCCGCCGCGCCGACTTACAGTGTGAGCGGTGTCGCTTCGACCGGCATCGCCTTGGCCGGCGTTACTATCAGTGCCACCGATGTCAGCGGCGCCGTTACCAGCTCGAGCTTGACCGATGCGAGTGGTCATTACACGCTCAAGCTCAGCGGTCCTGGTCCTTTCCTGCTGACCACGCCGATCAATGATAGCGATGGCACGCCGGTATTGTTGTCATCGGTACTGGTGCCGGCCGCAGCGGTGCCGGGCCAAGCCTATGTGGTGCAAGCCAATCTCAATCCCCTCACTTCCTTGATCTCGCAACGCGTGCTCGGTGCCGTGCCGACCGTTGCGACCAGCACGGCCAGTGTGGTGGCCGGCTTGACGGCAGCGAAACTCGCAGCGGCTCAACAAGATATCGCCACGCTGTTTCAGAATGTTTATACTGCAATGGCGATTCCTGCCAGCGAAACTGCCGACCCGATTGCCAGTACCAGTTATCAGGCCGGTGCGGCCGATCCGCTCGATAATCTGTTCAATTTGGCGCGCTTTAATCTGCACAACGGCCAAGTCAGCATCGGTACCGATGCCAATCGCGCGCTCGTCAGTGTGCCGGTCAGCGGCGCGGTCGCCAGCGCGGTACCGGCCACGGCCGTCACTTCCTTGCTCGCATTGAGCAAGAGCGCGACGACCACGCCGATTACCAATATCATCGTCATCGTCGGTGAAAATCAAACCTTCGACGGCGTATTCGGTGCCTACGCTGCACCGAGCGGTCAGACGATTAAAAATCTGTTATCGCAGGGCATCATCAATGCCGACGGCACGCCTGGTCCGAATTTTAAATTGGCCTTGCAAAATCAGGGTGGCAATCAAGCTGCTTACAATGTCACGCCGGTGCGTGGGGCTGCTTACGCCACTTTACCTCAACCTATGCAGATCGGTGAAGTGACCGCGAGCTTGCAAACTCTGGGCGGTACGCCTGATCCGGCATTTCCGGCTACCTTAGCACCGGGTCCGTTTCAGATCACTAAATATGTACCCTACAGCGTGTCGATCGCCAATCCCATCGGTACCACCACGGGTGATCCGGTGCATCGTTTCTTCCAAATGTGGCAGCAAACCGGCGGCGACAATGCCAAGCTCGATATGTACACTTGGATCGCCGCTTCGGTCGGCCAGGGCGGCGATACCACCGGCATCACCCCGGCCAACCCTTCCCAGGGTGGTGAATTGATGGGGTTTTTCAACATGAGTACCGGTGATGCACCGTATTTCAAAACACTGGCGCAAACCTATGCGATGAGTGATAACTATCACCAATCGATACTCGGTGGTACCGGTGCCAATTTCTTTGCCATTGCCACGGCTGACGTCCCTTACTTCAATACGGCCGGCGTGCCTGCGGTGCCGCCGGCGAACCAAATTGAAAATCCGAATCCTTTGGCTGGCACGGCCAACTTCTATACGCGCGACGGTTACAGCGGCGGTTCTTACGTCAATTGTTCCGACTCTACCCAGCCGGGTGTGGCACCGATTTTAGCGGTCTTGGCCAGCAAAAAAGTGGCGAGTAACTGCGATGCCGGTAAATATTACCTGGTCAATAACTACGGCCCCGGCTACGATATGAACGGTAATTTGCAGCCTATCGGCCCAAATAATTACAACTACCCACCGCAAACCGTGCCGACCATTGCCGAAGCCTTGGCCAATAAAGGCGTGTCGTGGAAATGGTATACCGGCGCGCGCGAATTGGCCGACGTCGCCACCGACGCCGCCGCATTCCATGTGCCGGCTGCGTATGCACAAGCGATTCAATACAATGCGATTGGTGATCCCTTGGTGGCATCGAGCAAAGTCATGACGACACCGGCGCTCAAAGCCGGCTTGGTTGGTTTGACCAGCTTTTTTGCCGATGTAAAGAACGGCACCTTGCCGGCGGTCTCTTTTGTGGTACCGAAAAATCTCGACAGTGGTCATCCTGGGTATTCGGTGGCGGCCAAGTATGAGTATTTCTTGCAAAATCTGATTGGCCAGGTTCAGGCCAATCCGAGCTTGTGGGCACATACTGCCATCATCGTCATGACGGATGAAGGTGGCGGCCATTTTGACACTGGTCCGATCCAAAACATCGATTTCTTTGGCGATGGCCCGCGCATTCCCTTCTTGGTGGTGTCACCGTATGCACGCACGAACTTCATCGATCATACCTATCATGATCACTCGTCGGTCTTGAAATTCATTGAGCGTAACTGGAAGTTGCCGCCTTTGTCGGCACGCAGCCGCGACAATCGTCCTAACCCTATCAATACGGCGGCAGATTTGTATCGTCCGGTGAATCAGTCGGCGCTTGGCGATTTGACCAGTATGTTCAATTTCTGA
- a CDS encoding cupin domain-containing protein — MLTLQLSDLTLEEFLADYWQQKPVLLRQGFPYFHDLLRPDELAGLACEEQISSRLIYKKDQQWQAETGPFDNYGKLGHKDWTLVVQAVDHWSPEVARLVDAFSFLPTWRLDDVMISYATPGGGVGPHIDLYDVFICQGSGRRRWRVGARGPHRQFAAHPALWHTEAFDALIDVEVSSGDILYIPPGFPHEGVSLENSMSFSVGFRSKSARDMLSGLADYLIDEELGEALISDPGRPLQTYPAQISRADVAALRAQMQAVLDDDALVADFIAGFLSKTRNELDLQELEEPLESAQLAQQLQQFGLVRTGGLRCFYVDEGWRDGVCHVDGQRRTFGAASASVVRVLCDQKRPDSAVLSAALEDADFAAALLAWVNQGYWYFDE; from the coding sequence ATGTTGACATTACAATTGAGCGATCTCACGCTCGAAGAATTTCTTGCCGATTACTGGCAGCAAAAACCGGTTTTGCTGCGTCAGGGTTTTCCGTATTTTCACGATTTGTTGCGGCCCGATGAATTGGCCGGTTTGGCCTGCGAGGAGCAAATCAGCTCGCGTTTGATTTATAAAAAAGATCAGCAATGGCAAGCCGAAACCGGGCCGTTCGATAATTACGGCAAGCTTGGCCATAAAGATTGGACACTGGTGGTGCAGGCGGTTGATCATTGGTCGCCCGAAGTGGCACGCCTGGTTGACGCATTTTCCTTCCTTCCGACATGGCGGCTCGATGATGTGATGATCAGTTACGCCACCCCAGGTGGTGGCGTGGGGCCGCACATCGATCTGTATGATGTCTTCATTTGTCAGGGCTCGGGCCGCCGCCGTTGGCGCGTTGGTGCACGCGGTCCGCACCGCCAGTTCGCCGCCCATCCGGCTTTGTGGCATACCGAAGCGTTTGATGCCCTCATCGATGTCGAGGTCAGCAGTGGCGATATTCTGTATATTCCGCCGGGCTTCCCGCACGAAGGCGTGAGCTTGGAAAATTCCATGAGTTTTTCGGTCGGTTTTCGCAGCAAATCGGCGCGTGATATGCTCAGCGGTTTGGCCGATTACCTGATCGATGAAGAGCTCGGTGAGGCGCTCATCAGTGATCCGGGACGGCCGTTGCAGACTTATCCGGCGCAGATCAGTCGGGCTGATGTGGCGGCGCTGCGTGCGCAAATGCAGGCCGTGCTTGATGATGACGCTTTGGTCGCTGATTTTATTGCTGGTTTCTTGTCAAAAACGCGTAATGAACTCGATTTGCAAGAACTCGAAGAGCCCTTGGAATCAGCGCAATTGGCACAGCAGTTGCAGCAGTTCGGTTTGGTGCGTACCGGTGGGTTGCGGTGTTTCTATGTTGACGAGGGCTGGCGCGACGGGGTTTGTCATGTTGATGGCCAGCGTAGGACTTTCGGTGCCGCGTCAGCGTCAGTGGTGCGCGTTTTGTGTGACCAGAAACGCCCCGATAGCGCCGTACTCAGCGCCGCGCTCGAAGATGCCGATTTTGCTGCGGCCTTGTTGGCTTGGGTGAATCAGGGTTATTGGTATTTCGACGAGTAA
- a CDS encoding DUF2442 domain-containing protein translates to MSTDGRTLGIPLVWFPRLLHAKPEQLQHYELSINGIHWDELDEDIAVAGLLAGRGDASSLSDLGVIGGKIA, encoded by the coding sequence ATGTCAACGGATGGCCGCACACTAGGCATTCCCTTAGTGTGGTTTCCCAGATTGCTGCATGCCAAACCGGAGCAGCTGCAACATTATGAGCTATCGATTAATGGTATTCATTGGGACGAGCTGGACGAAGACATTGCGGTGGCGGGTCTTCTGGCTGGTCGCGGCGATGCTAGTAGTCTGTCGGACTTGGGAGTAATCGGCGGCAAAATCGCCTGA
- the tnpA gene encoding IS200/IS605 family transposase, translating into MDENNDIRTGRHCMFMMHVHLVFVTKYRRGVFTKEILDDLRPIFASVCVDFEAELVEFDGEDDHVHLLVNYPPKVAVSKLVNSLKGISSLLIRKKNDPSIKKRLWGGALWSPSYFAGSCGGAPIAVIRKYIEQQRTPH; encoded by the coding sequence ATCGATGAAAACAACGATATTAGAACTGGCAGGCATTGCATGTTCATGATGCATGTCCATCTGGTCTTCGTGACAAAATACCGTCGCGGAGTGTTTACAAAAGAGATTCTTGACGACCTGCGCCCGATATTCGCCAGTGTCTGCGTTGACTTCGAAGCGGAACTGGTAGAGTTCGACGGCGAGGATGACCACGTACACTTGCTGGTGAACTATCCTCCGAAAGTGGCCGTGTCGAAACTGGTGAACAGTCTCAAGGGAATATCGAGCCTACTTATCAGGAAGAAGAATGATCCCAGCATCAAGAAGAGACTATGGGGCGGCGCTTTGTGGTCGCCCAGCTACTTTGCCGGAAGCTGCGGCGGCGCTCCGATCGCAGTTATTCGCAAGTACATTGAGCAGCAGCGGACGCCGCATTAA
- a CDS encoding carbohydrate porin, translated as MIKYTRPISLLYSAALCALLVSPAPAAELTEPVDRGTPSPAQTSAVYGQLTNITQRHASFTAPYSGTNSMAASGRTEETTDITLFAGLRLGAQTELWINPEIDQGFGISNTLGAAGYPSGGAYKLGANAPYVRLPRLFVRHVIGLSENSEAVVAAANQLAGSRSVDNLTLTIGKFAVVDIFDANSYAHDPRTDFLNWSIIEAGAFDYAADVWGYTNGAVAEWNRGERTLRGGVFQLSPEPNSKITSVKTSQYSLVVEAEQRLDWNSHPGKVKLLAFMNRANMSSYQAALAAAALNGGPPDVSTTRRFGSNTGWSLNAEQELAADVGVFARFSMNRGVQEAYEFTDINRSLSFGAAIKGDRWGRHDDTIGVATAINALSADAKAYFAAGGLGVLIGDGRLNYGNETVLEAYYSLKLHRQLALSFDIQRISNPAYNRDRGPVSTYALRLHGEF; from the coding sequence ATGATCAAATACACTCGTCCCATTTCCTTGTTGTACTCGGCGGCCTTGTGCGCCTTGTTGGTGTCGCCGGCACCAGCGGCTGAATTGACTGAGCCAGTCGACCGCGGCACGCCAAGCCCGGCACAAACCAGCGCCGTTTACGGCCAGCTCACCAACATCACTCAGCGTCATGCCAGCTTCACCGCACCCTATAGCGGCACCAACAGCATGGCAGCGAGCGGCCGCACCGAAGAAACCACTGATATCACCTTGTTTGCCGGGCTACGTCTGGGTGCGCAAACTGAGCTGTGGATCAACCCGGAAATTGATCAGGGCTTTGGCATCAGCAATACCTTGGGCGCGGCCGGCTATCCGAGTGGCGGCGCGTATAAGCTCGGTGCCAACGCGCCGTATGTGCGCTTGCCGCGCTTGTTCGTGCGTCATGTGATAGGACTTTCTGAGAACAGCGAAGCCGTGGTGGCGGCGGCCAACCAATTAGCTGGCAGCCGCAGCGTCGATAACCTGACGCTGACCATCGGTAAGTTTGCTGTGGTCGATATTTTCGATGCCAACAGCTATGCGCATGATCCGCGTACTGACTTTCTCAATTGGTCCATCATCGAAGCCGGTGCGTTTGATTACGCTGCCGATGTCTGGGGGTATACCAATGGGGCCGTGGCCGAATGGAATCGCGGTGAGCGCACGCTGCGTGGTGGCGTGTTCCAATTGTCGCCGGAACCGAACAGTAAAATCACCAGCGTCAAAACCAGCCAGTATTCGCTGGTAGTGGAAGCGGAACAGCGTCTGGATTGGAACAGTCACCCAGGTAAAGTGAAACTCTTGGCCTTCATGAATCGCGCCAATATGAGCAGTTACCAAGCCGCCCTCGCGGCTGCGGCCCTCAACGGCGGCCCACCCGATGTCAGCACCACGCGCCGCTTTGGCAGTAACACCGGCTGGTCGCTCAATGCCGAGCAAGAATTGGCCGCCGATGTAGGCGTGTTCGCGCGTTTCAGTATGAATCGCGGCGTGCAAGAAGCTTACGAGTTCACCGACATCAACCGTTCACTCTCGTTCGGTGCCGCCATCAAAGGTGACCGTTGGGGCCGCCATGATGACACCATAGGCGTGGCAACGGCGATCAATGCCTTGTCGGCCGATGCCAAAGCTTACTTTGCTGCCGGTGGTCTCGGGGTTTTGATTGGGGATGGTCGTCTGAATTACGGCAATGAGACTGTTCTTGAAGCCTACTATTCTTTGAAATTACACCGCCAATTGGCCTTGAGTTTTGACATTCAACGCATCAGTAACCCAGCCTACAATCGCGACCGTGGACCGGTTTCAACCTATGCGCTGCGTTTGCATGGCGAGTTTTAA
- a CDS encoding nitronate monooxygenase produces MKRVDDFRLKLGKDELVPIMIGGMGVDISTAELALVAARLGGIGHISDAMVHDVSDRRFDTSYIKEKTKFYKYNINNTDKTEIKFNLEHLAEATRLHVGKTMEAKQGSGMIFVNCMEKLTMNGPRETLKVRLESSLDAGIDGITLSAGLHLGSFGLMAEHARFRDAKLGIIVSSVRALQLFLRKNAKLNRFPDYIVVEGPLAGGHLGFGPDWAEYDLQTIVTEVVTYLQAENLAIPVIAAGGIFTGSDAVAFLENGAAGVQVATRFTVTDECGLPASVKQEYFKASEDDIIVNNISPTGYPMRMLKSTPAIGDGVRPGCESYGYLLDGNGNCAYITSYNREVAAHPEAKKVVVMDKTCLCTHMRNFNCWTCGQLTYRLKDTSHKNADGSYQLLSAEHVFRDYQFSTDHQIALPV; encoded by the coding sequence ATGAAACGAGTAGATGATTTTCGCCTGAAATTAGGCAAAGATGAATTGGTACCTATCATGATAGGCGGGATGGGCGTCGACATTTCCACCGCCGAACTGGCGCTGGTGGCAGCGCGTCTCGGTGGCATCGGCCATATTTCCGATGCGATGGTGCACGATGTCTCCGATCGTCGCTTCGACACCAGCTACATCAAAGAAAAAACCAAATTCTACAAATACAATATCAACAACACTGACAAGACCGAGATCAAGTTCAATCTCGAGCACTTGGCAGAAGCGACGCGCCTGCATGTTGGCAAAACCATGGAAGCCAAACAAGGCAGCGGCATGATTTTTGTCAACTGCATGGAAAAGTTGACGATGAATGGTCCACGCGAAACCCTCAAGGTGCGCTTGGAATCGTCGCTCGATGCCGGCATTGACGGCATCACCTTGAGCGCCGGTTTGCATCTCGGTTCCTTCGGCCTCATGGCCGAGCATGCGCGCTTTCGTGACGCCAAACTCGGCATCATCGTCTCCTCGGTACGCGCACTGCAATTATTTCTGCGCAAAAACGCCAAGCTCAACCGCTTCCCCGATTACATCGTGGTCGAAGGTCCGCTGGCCGGCGGCCATCTCGGTTTCGGTCCCGATTGGGCCGAGTATGATTTGCAAACCATCGTCACCGAAGTCGTCACCTATCTGCAGGCGGAAAACCTGGCTATCCCGGTGATTGCGGCCGGTGGCATTTTCACTGGCAGCGATGCCGTCGCCTTCCTCGAAAACGGCGCTGCCGGCGTACAGGTGGCGACGCGTTTCACGGTCACGGACGAATGCGGTTTGCCAGCCTCGGTGAAACAAGAATATTTCAAGGCCAGCGAAGACGACATCATCGTCAACAACATCTCGCCAACCGGCTACCCGATGCGCATGTTGAAAAGCACTCCGGCCATTGGCGACGGCGTGCGTCCTGGCTGCGAATCGTATGGTTATCTGCTCGATGGTAACGGCAACTGCGCCTACATCACTTCCTACAACCGCGAAGTAGCGGCCCATCCGGAAGCGAAAAAAGTCGTGGTCATGGATAAGACTTGCCTGTGCACCCACATGCGCAATTTTAATTGCTGGACTTGCGGTCAACTGACCTATCGTCTCAAGGACACCAGCCACAAGAATGCCGATGGCAGCTATCAATTACTGAGCGCCGAACATGTATTCCGCGATTACCAGTTCAGCACCGATCATCAGATCGCCCTGCCGGTCTGA
- the rlmF gene encoding 23S rRNA (adenine(1618)-N(6))-methyltransferase RlmF has protein sequence MSENQLHPRNRHQAHYDFVRLMQDDARLTEFVIRNPHGQHSIDFADAAAVKALNRALLLSDYGIQDWELPAQHLCPAIPGRADYLHYLADLLSSCHLGRLPKAAGIRVLDIGTGASGVYPLLGATSYGWQFVASDINQTSLDNVQHILQANPKLAAQIELRRQTTPTAILQQIIGADDWFDLTMCNPPFHASAAEAAAGSARKWQQLGKNNALPAAGPRLNFGGQDAELWCPGGEVGFIQTMMNESATLRGQCFWFTTLVSKASNLAVLKATLKRLKVTEQREISMQQGQKQSRFLAWTFLTPEQQKAWKKWRW, from the coding sequence ATGTCAGAAAACCAGCTGCACCCGCGCAATCGCCATCAAGCTCACTATGATTTCGTCCGCCTCATGCAAGACGATGCGCGCCTGACTGAATTTGTGATCCGCAATCCGCACGGCCAACACAGCATAGACTTTGCCGATGCCGCCGCCGTCAAGGCACTCAACCGTGCCCTGTTATTGAGCGACTATGGCATTCAAGATTGGGAGCTGCCAGCGCAGCATTTGTGCCCAGCCATTCCCGGACGCGCTGATTACTTGCACTATCTGGCCGATCTGCTCAGCAGTTGCCACCTCGGTCGCTTGCCGAAAGCGGCCGGCATTCGCGTGCTCGATATCGGCACCGGTGCCAGCGGCGTCTATCCCTTACTCGGTGCGACCAGCTATGGCTGGCAATTTGTCGCCAGCGATATCAACCAAACCTCACTCGATAATGTGCAGCACATCTTACAGGCCAACCCCAAGCTGGCGGCACAAATAGAATTGCGGCGGCAAACCACACCAACGGCGATTCTGCAGCAGATCATCGGGGCCGATGACTGGTTCGATCTGACCATGTGCAATCCGCCATTTCATGCCTCAGCAGCGGAAGCGGCCGCCGGCTCGGCGCGCAAATGGCAGCAACTAGGGAAAAACAACGCGCTGCCAGCGGCTGGCCCACGGCTCAACTTCGGCGGGCAGGATGCCGAACTCTGGTGTCCGGGCGGCGAAGTCGGCTTCATTCAAACCATGATGAACGAGAGCGCGACCTTACGCGGCCAGTGCTTCTGGTTCACTACCCTGGTGTCGAAGGCAAGCAACCTGGCGGTCCTGAAAGCGACGCTCAAACGCCTCAAGGTGACGGAACAACGCGAAATCAGCATGCAACAGGGGCAAAAACAAAGTCGCTTCTTGGCTTGGACTTTTTTGACACCGGAACAACAAAAAGCCTGGAAAAAATGGCGCTGGTAA
- a CDS encoding MgtC/SapB family protein, whose product MEIDVFTLRVLLALALGAVIGAERQMRQRMAGLRTNALVAAGASLFVAVAGDNAEGQARIAAQVVSGIGFLGAGVIMREGLNVRGLNTAATLWCSAAIGVLAGLGHSLAATAGAAAILGANLLLRSIGQQINKQSMDSATEVEQMYRLSIVCRNDDEVHVRTLMLHMLNGMPQLMIQSLHSEDTAMSGQLEVRADLIASPNNLLQLEQIVSRISLEKGVSAARWAVLHRVEE is encoded by the coding sequence ATGGAAATCGATGTCTTTACCCTCAGAGTGCTGCTGGCACTCGCTTTAGGCGCTGTCATCGGCGCTGAACGTCAAATGCGCCAACGTATGGCTGGTTTACGTACTAATGCACTGGTGGCGGCTGGTGCGAGTTTATTCGTGGCCGTGGCCGGCGACAACGCCGAAGGGCAGGCCCGTATTGCCGCCCAAGTGGTGTCCGGTATAGGTTTTCTAGGCGCCGGTGTGATTATGCGAGAAGGATTGAATGTTCGCGGTCTCAATACCGCCGCCACGCTCTGGTGTTCGGCCGCCATCGGTGTACTGGCCGGGTTGGGGCACAGTCTGGCCGCTACGGCAGGCGCGGCGGCGATACTCGGCGCGAATTTGTTATTGCGCAGTATCGGTCAACAAATCAACAAGCAAAGCATGGACAGTGCGACCGAAGTCGAACAAATGTACCGGCTCTCGATTGTGTGTCGCAATGATGATGAAGTCCATGTACGCACACTGATGTTGCACATGCTTAATGGTATGCCGCAGTTGATGATACAGTCGCTGCACAGTGAAGACACGGCCATGAGTGGGCAACTCGAGGTACGCGCCGACCTCATTGCCTCGCCGAATAACTTGTTACAGCTCGAGCAGATTGTCAGCCGCATCAGCTTGGAAAAAGGGGTCAGCGCAGCGCGCTGGGCCGTGCTGCATAGAGTCGAAGAATGA